One window of the Babesia microti strain RI chromosome IV, complete genome genome contains the following:
- a CDS encoding Xaa-Pro aminopeptidase (overlaps_old_locusTagID:BBM_III07005) gives MSNNTVESNLSLLRGFMKNNNLDAYIIHHNDPHFTEIPHKSYEYLAFISGFTGSAGTGLVTMDQALIWVDGRYFLQAEQQLDTSLWKIMKYGIKDVPTPLEWINKSNLKRISFDSNVIPQYQYAEALTELVGKDMVPLSVNPLDSIWTDRPNMPDSKAFVLEDKYTGKSYTDKLSAVKEKMKDKNVGCLIVTNLDEVAYLFNLRGGDTDDSPLLYAYATVTNNETTLFIDNSKLTNEVLQYLTTNDIKIKDYNDIFNYLEKLPPDTVFWASSSANYNVIMKTGKQFITKQKVITEETPISHLKAVKNKVELEGMKMAHIYDGMALCRLFAYLNELKSNGSIFDMNEFDISKLSSEYRMDMPLSKGDSFTPISSIGKNSAIIHYRPNPNNSAKITPSMYLLDSGGQYLCGTTDVTRTIHFGVPSDKEKHDYTLGHLGLKNIKFPLKTVGNSLDVLARMHLWKEQKNYNHGTGHGVGSFLNVHEGPVHIGTTREGKTTSYELKPGMVLSNEPGYYKPDEYGIRIENMIFVTQINNSGNFCTFEDLTMVPYCRELIDTTIMTNEEIEWLNNYHKQVHDTLIGFLDEGGDKYISAKEYLLEATKPYPIH, from the exons ATGTCAAACAACACAGTTGAAAGTAATTTGAGCTTACTGAGAGGGTTCATGAAgaataacaatttggatGCTTACATTATACACCATAATGATCCACATTTCACCGAAATCCCTCACAAGTCGTACGAATATTTGGCCTTTATTAGCGGATTTACTGGTTCAGCGGGTACGGGATTGGTCACCATGGATCAGGCCCTAATTTGGGTAGATGGCAG ATACTTCCTCCAAGCTGAGCAACAACTTGATACCAGTTTGTGGAAAATAATGAAGTATGGGATTAAAGATGTGCCAACTCCACTTGAATggataaataaatcaaactTGAAACGCATATCATTTGATTCAAACGTGATACCACAGTATCAGTATGCAGAGGCACTTACTGAGCTTGTAGGCAAGGACATGGTTCCGTTGTCAGTCAATCCCTTAGATAGCATTTGGACAGATAGACCCAATATGCCAGACTCTAAAGCATTTGTCCTTGAAGATAAATATACCGGAAAATCATATACTGACAAGCTTAGTGCTGTGAAAGAGAAAATGaaggataaaaatgttggATGCCTCATAGTGACCAATTTAGATGAAGTGGCTTATTTGTTTAACTTAAGAGGAGGCGATACTGATGATTCGCCCCTACTCTATGCATATGCCACTGTCACTAACAATGAAACCACactatttattgataattctAAACTCACAAACGAAGTATTACAGTATTTAACAACAAATGACATAAAAATAAAGGACTACAAcgatattttcaattatctAGAAAAGTTGCCACCTGATACTGTATTTTGGGCTTCAAGTAGCGCCAATTACAACGTTATAATGAAAACAggcaaacaatttatcactaaGCAAAAAGTGATAACTGAGGAAACTCCAATATCACACTTAAAGGCAGTTAAGAATAAAGTAGAATTGGAAGGGATGAAAATGGCACATATTTATGATGGTATGGCCCTCTGCCGTTTATTTGCATATCTAAATGAGTTGAAATCAAATGGCAGCATCTTTGATAtgaatgaatttgacataTCAAAGCTTTCATCCGAGTATAGGATGGATATGCCTTTAAGTAAGGGCGATTCGTTCACGCCCATATCTTCAATTGGCAAAAATTCCGCCATAATACACTACAGGCCAAACCCTAACAATTCAGCCAAAATAACCCCTAGCATGTATTTATTAGACTCAGGTGGCCAATACTTGTGTGGAACCACTGATGTAACTAGGACAATCCATTTTGGCGTCCCTAGTGATAAGGAAAAGCACGACTACACTCTA ggGCATTTAGGCCTAaagaatataaaatttcccCTTAAAACAGTGGGAAATTCACTCGATGTACTAGCACGTATGCATTTGTGGAAGGAGCAGAAGAACTACAATCATGGTACGGGGCATGGAGTCGGTTCATTTCTAAATGTACACGAGGGTCCAGTTCATATTGGAACAACGAGGGAG GGGAAAACTACATCGTATGAACTCAAACCGGGAATGGTGTTGTCGAACGAGCCGGGCTACTACAAGCCCGATGAATACGGTATTAGGATtgaaaatatgatatttgtCACGCAAATTAACAACAGTGGGAATTTTTGCACCTTTGAAGATCTCACAATG GTCCCCTACTGCCGAGAGTTGATAGATACTACAATTATGACAAACGAGGAAATTGAATGGCTTAATAATTACCACAAACAAGTACACGACACTTTGATTGGGTTTCTAGATGAGGGGGGAGATAAGTATATATCGGCAAAAGAGTACCTTCTTGAGGCTACTAAGCCGTACCCCATCCATTAG
- a CDS encoding translation initiation factor eIF-3 subunit 8 (overlaps_old_locusTagID:BBM_III06985) → MQSKFWAEGSESSSESYSDYSSQDDTDRRLQATVPPPRWATIDSSSDEGTRRVVKSVRAKIRDSINASIKILTQHSRIGDYVETLEDYDNLLKIVDKMCQDEPFPKIALSAILDLQNLVEKILKDKESVKKFSRAKSTALNTLKSRLRKFNDSHQEEIEKFRENPEITDSEASSSESDSDSNSESDAEGERGEPSEISSDWSYSGSEKSADEDKHKSALAKWGIKKKDDAASSKKKDKGGRRKEDKVEAKVQHKQSFQSGSDINAALEGSDLSESALRSFLKIIVGKRGRRGVDKVENTNLLQKLAECAKKISFPCYLEVLCHVIHSQFDSSADAFSSMNCNVWMDTFKNVEIVIHILNTEKDEELNKGEMFEENETFVTTSVVASANKDSNPWVTLLTSFVQKLNDELCKSLLYTDLHSDMYKVMLSYSINMLYLLFCALSYTLRKGSMVHSSTLALAILEHIHYKADGLDVKLWDMVRQKFNSPFEIALDVETRTVQAGIPENLNEYFPQEPTLTGVVDSLVSFIFKEGSGVQKTRACLFWSYNKALHGDYFKAKELSCAINVQDMALQVDVATQIYFNRNLAQLGLCAFSHGHINDAHSYLVDLCSQNRLKELLAQGLSAKSDKTPEQERTEKRRLFPYHMHLNLEVIECVNNICAMLIEIPNMTRPFMGNKEIVSRQFRRMLEIYEKQNYVGPAENSKETIIVASKALQRGDWKECFGFIESLNIWGKFPNEERVKALLLLRIKKEALRTFIFRYLNLYDSFSIEQLSLMFDLPPNTVHSVVSKMMITGGIHASWDDTSQCILVNQQEPRHLQKIAIKLSERICSVVEQIELTVNMKNPKFAIQDRRVADRGGKVLAKKDDRINFANSVLKSGSGKRFDGNKARQASQQQAPLSHFDESPSLLN, encoded by the exons ATGCAGTCAAAGTTTTGGGCAGAAGGCAGTGAATCCTCATCTGAATCCTATTCTGACTATTCCAGTCAGGATGACACTGACCGCAGGTTACAAGCAACGGTACCTCCTCCCCGCTGGGCCACAATTGACAGCTCCAGTGATGAAGGTACTAGGAGAGTTGTGAAGTCAGTTCGTGCCAAGATACGCGACTCTATAAACGCATCCATTAAGATTCTGACTCAGCACAGCAGGATAGGAGATTATGTGGAAACACTTGAAGActatgataatttgttgaagATTGTAGATAAGATGTGCCAAGACGAGCcatttccaaaaattgcCTTGTCTGCCATTTTGGACCTACAAAATTTGGTGGAAAAGATACTAAAGGACAAGGAATCggttaaaaaattttcccGTGCCAAATCCACTGCACTCAACACCCTAAAGTCTAGATTGAGAAAATTCAATGACTCTCACCAAGAGGAGATTGAGAAATTCAGAGAGAATCCTGAAATTACAGATTCTGAGGCCTCTAGTTCTGAATCTGATAGCGATAGTAACAGCGAAAGTGATGCCGAAGGGGAAAGGGGGGAACCTTCTGAAATATCATCCGATTGGTCATATTCGGGGAGCGAAAAGAGTGCAGATGAGGACAAGCATAAATCGGCGCTTGCTAAATGGGGAATTAAGAAGAAAGATGATGCAGCTAGCAGCAAAAAGAAGGACAAGGGTGGGAGGAGGAAAGAGGACAAAGTTGAAGCAAAGGTTCAACACAAGCAATCATTTCAATCAGGAAGTGATATAAATGCTGCCCTTGAAGGTAGTGACTTGAGTGAGTCAGCTCTTAGATCATTTCTAAAGATTATAGTCGGTAAAAGGGGCAGACGGGGTGTAGATAAAGTTGAAAACACAAATTTGCTGCAGAAATTGGCCGAGTGTGccaaaaaaatatcatttccATGTTATCTGGAAGTATTGTGTCATGTAATACATAGTCAATTCGATAGCAGCGCTGATGCTTTCAGTAGCATGAATTGCAATGTATGGATGGATACCTTTAAGAACGTGGAAATagttatacatattttgaaCACAGAGAAAGATGAAGAGTTGAATAAGGGCGAAATGTTTGAAGAAAATGAAACATTCGTCACGACAAGCGTCGTGGCATCTGCAAACAAGGATTCGAATCCATGGGTGACTCTTCTAACTTCTTTTGTACAGAAGCTCAATGATGAGCTATGCAAATCATTGCTATATACCGATTTACACTCTGACATGTATAAAGTTATGCTCTCTTACAGCATCAATATGTTGTACTTACTATTCTGTGCCTTATCCTACACATTGAGAAAGGGCAGTATGGTTCATTCGTCAACTCTAGCGTTGGCCATACTAGAGCATATCCACTATAAAGCTGATGGATTGGATGTTAAGCTTTGGGATATGGTCAGGCAGAAGTTCAATTCTCCCTTTGAGATTGCATTGGATGTGGAGACTAGGACTGTTCAGGCAGGAATTCCAGAGAATTTGAATGAATATTTCCCCCAAGAACCCACTTTGACTGGTGTTGTTGACAGTTTGGTATCATTCATATTCAAAGAGGGCAGTGGAGTACAAAAGACCAGAGCATGCCTCTTCTGGTCATACAACAAGGCACTTCACGGGGACTATTTTAAGGCAAAGGAATTGTCTTGTGCTATTAATGTGCAAGATATGGCACTGCAAGTAGATGTGGCTACccaaatttatttcaacAGAAACCTGGCACAGCTAGGTCTCTGTGCTTTCTCTCATGGACATATAAACGATGCGCACTCATATTTGGTTGACCTTTGTTCCCAAAATAGACTTAAGGAGCTGTTGGCTCAGGGCCTATCCGCCAAGAGTGATAAAACACCAGAGCAGGAACGTACTGAAAAGCGCCGTCTATTCCCATACCATATGCACTTGAATTTGGAGGTTATTGAATGTGTAAACAACATCTGTGCCATGTTGATTGAGATACCGAATATGACCAGGCCCTTTATGGGAAACAAGGAGATAGTATCTAGGCAATTTAGGAGGATGTTGGAGATATATGAGAAACAAAATTACGTGGGTCCCGCGGAGAATAGTAAAGAGACGATTATTGTCGCTTCTAAGGCGCTGCAACGTGGAGATTGGAAAGAATGTTTCGGTTTTATAGAATCACTCAACATTTGGGGTAAGTTTCCCAATGAAGAACGTGTGAAGGCGCTGCTGCTGTTGCGTATTAAGAAAGAAGCATTGAGGACCTTCATCTTCAG ATACCTAAATTTGTATGATTCATTCTCAATTGAACAGCTGAGTTTGATGTTTGATCTCCCTCCCAACACAGTTCACTCCGTTGTGAGTAAGATGATGATAACTGGGGGGATTCATGCAAGTTGGGATGACACTAGTCAGTGCATTTTGGTGAACCAGCAAGAACCAAGACATTTGCAGAAGATCGCAATTAAGCTTTCTGAAAGGATTTGCTCAGTGGTCGAGCAGATTGAGTTGACTGTAAATATGAAGAATCCCAAATTTGCTATACAGGATCGCCGGGTGGCTGATCGCGGGGGAAAGGTTTTAGCCAAGAAGGATGACAGGATCAATTTTGCTAACAGCGTATTGAAAAGTGGCAGCGGAAAGAGATTTGATGGCAACAAGGCAAGACAGGCTTCCCAACAGCAGGCACCTCTTTCCCATTTTGATGAAAGTCCATCCCTTTTGAATTGA
- a CDS encoding small subunit ribosomal protein S21e (overlaps_old_locusTagID:BBM_III06995): MINDEGRLVDIYIPRKCSATSKLIHAKDHGSVQINIGMTDSKGAYHGNNFTVAFAKSIRQRGESDSALNRILHQQGLLSFSE; encoded by the coding sequence atgaTAAACGACGAGGGAAGATTGGTGGATATTTATATCCCTCGCAAATGTTCGGCGACATCCAAACTAATCCATGCTAAGGATCATGGGTCTGTGCAAATTAACATTGGTATGACCGATTCCAAAGGGGCCTACCACGGCAACAACTTCACCGTTGCCTTTGCTAAATCAATTAGGCAAAGAGGGGAATCTGACTCGGCGCTAAACAGAATCTTGCATCAGCAAGGTCTCCTCTCATTTTCCGAATAA
- a CDS encoding mitochondrial large subunit ribosomal protein, putative (overlaps_old_locusTagID:BBM_III07000), producing the protein MFSNALNLVNSPTYIKFYIPLFYTNRYLSGANKYHLFCSRRGVVQGRFVKKTNTNSHNLPFKVQRTSSGNLAVYPKIRLHGTVVSTVVRHVFGDIKTFKEQLRIICESPVRDRIGCLEVQGLHVTKIKKWLVHCGF; encoded by the exons ATGTTTTCAAATGCATTAAATCTAGTCAATTCTCCCAcatacataaaattttatataccCTTATTTTACACTAATCGTTATCTGTCTGGTGCGAATAAGTATCACTTATTCTGCAGCAGACGGGGGGTTGTGCAGGGGAGATTCGTAAAAAAAACTAATACAAACTCTCACAATCTACCCTTTAAGGTACAAAGGACATCCTCTGGTAATTTGGCGGTTTATCCAAAAATTAGATTGCACGGTACAGTTGTATCAACGGTAGTTAGACACGTTTTCGGGGACATAAAG ACGTTCAAAGAGCAACTAAGAATCATCTGTGAGTCGCCTGTGAGAGATCGCATTGGTTGCCTAGAGGTCCAAGGTCTGCATGTTactaaaataaaaaaatggCTTGTTCATTGCGG ATTTTAG
- a CDS encoding Nucleoporin autopeptidase (overlaps_old_locusTagID:BBM_III06990), giving the protein MEVPTPTKFEDSMILHVAYNNREMCQDEYRWEFYKREMGYGNLAGQAPPATGFNTIGGTSFGTTATNSPFGQFGAIQPQSAQAGGGLIGSCTTGIGGGLFGSSTNAQSTGGGGLFGSNNSGAGTGTGGGGLFGSNSTIQPAGGNMFGQTSQNTFSFGNYQPQQQQVATSAQYTNNIFNNLPNPQAIHIDKNHALGVLIDSVDFDSIGAGMAQFWTNTKTELSVNEQIANEPSMVVPTFTSANTSSPYLGNLPDFENRFDPYNLEPILKQIGKPNKIYHLMNINEMKPTFNIDYSTVHGQEFSSMFHIGESKYVPGKQIQSKSQNSLNNVLKKFWDKSLGTNIEDLQNMNTHELSSGALLFTKQSNRNPFKTSIFAPLEINSDSCRDFDQKVDVSQGRVQQFSLECTSGIQTLTDKLLSQLNTLKATEIEQLKLTSPNKSSKLCAPKLTKAYYYTTPSIESLSMMTEEQLAAVCDLTIRHEKFGEVLWPGFTDVREMDFDKVVNFSYKSFSLYQDMTTCIPPAGHGLNKTAIITLYKCVPTGNFTEEKNREIVKNMEAYTKSINCEFISASTETGNWKFKSIADKHSGTQCDATVYSAHLCKFVC; this is encoded by the coding sequence ATGGAGGTACCCACTcctacaaaatttgaagaCTCTATGATTTTGCACGTGGCATATAATAATCGCGAAATGTGCCAGGATGAATACAGGTGGGAATTCTACAAGCGCGAAATGGGCTATGGTAATTTGGCTGGGCAGGCTCCACCGGCAACTGGATTCAACACGATTGGAGGTACTAGCTTTGGGACCACGGCAACAAATTCACCATTTGGTCAGTTCGGTGCGATTCAGCCACAATCAGCACAAGCAGGCGGTGGTTTAATTGGCTCCTGTACAACTGGCATCGGGGGTGGGTTGTTTGGATCTAGCACTAATGCTCAATCTACAGGAGGTGGAGGGTTATTTGGGTCTAATAACAGTGGAGCCGGTACAGGTACAGGTGGTGGTGGATTATTTGGGTCAAACAGTACAATTCAGCCTGCAGGTGGCAACATGTTTGGGCAGACATCCCAAAATACGTTCTCCTTTGGCAATTACCAACCACAGCAACAGCAAGTAGCCACCTCAGCACAATACACAAAcaacatatttaacaacCTACCCAATCCACAAGCAATACATATAGACAAAAATCACGCACTCGGGGTTCTTATTGATTCAGTTGACTTTGATTCGATAGGCGCAGGAATGGCCCAATTCTGGACCAACACCAAGACAGAGTTGTCCGTCAACGAACAAATTGCAAACGAGCCTAGTATGGTTGTGCCTACGTTCACCTCAGCTAATACATCATCGCCATATTTGGGCAACTTACCGGACTTTGAAAATAGGTTTGACCCTTACAATTTGGAGCCTATATTAAAACAGATTGGTAAACCCAATAAGATCTACCACCTAATGAACATAAATGAGATGAAACCGACATTTAACATTGACTATTCCACAGTCCATGGGCAGGAATTCAGCTCAATGTTTCATATTGGTGAATCCAAATATGTTCCAGGCAAGCAGATACAAAGCAAGTCACAGAATTCGTTAAATAACgttttaaaaaaattttgggaCAAATCATTAGGCACTAACATTGAAgatttgcaaaatatgaATACACACGAACTATCATCAGGTGCACTGTTGTTCACAAAGCAATCAAATCGCAATCCATTTAAGACGAGTATATTTGCGCCGTTGGAAATCAATAGTGATTCATGTCGAGATTTTGACCAGAAAGTCGATGTTTCTCAGGGGAGAGTGCAGCAATTTTCATTGGAATGCACGAGTGGTATTCAAACTCTCACTGATAAGTTGTTATCACAACTTAACACCTTAAAGGCCACAGAAATTGAGCAGTTAAAACTCACCTCGCCCAATAAGAGCTCGAAGTTATGTGCCCCAAAACTGACCAAGGCTTATTACTATACAACGCCTAGCATTGAAAGTCTGTCAATGATGACTGAAGAGCAACTGGCCGCGGTGTGCGATCTCACCATTAGGCACGAAAAGTTTGGTGAAGTGCTTTGGCCCGGGTTTACAGACGTTAGGGAGATGGACTTTGATAAAGTGgtcaatttttcatataagAGTTTTTCACTATACCAAGATATGACTACTTGTATCCCTCCAGCTGGTCACGGATTAAATAAGACGGCAATTATAACCTTGTACAAATGCGTACCTACTGGGAATTTTACGGAGGAGAAGAATAGAgagattgtaaaaaatatggaAGCATATACCAAGTCGATtaattgtgaatttatATCTGCAAGTACTGAGACAGGCAATTGGAAGTTTAAATCGATCGCGGATAAGCATAGCGGAACTCAGTGTGATGCAACAGTTTATAGTGCTCACTTATGTAAATTCGTATGTTGA
- a CDS encoding valyl-tRNA synthetase (overlaps_old_locusTagID:BBM_III06980) → MLISRRLPVGMNKTLNAVKKSSSTLPDNYDPKYVEEGWYEWWESNGFFLVNNEKAKVLSNSKRFTMVLPPPNVTGSLHIGHALTIAIQDCLARWKRMCGHQVLWIPGTDHAGIATQSVVERRLFSDKGLTKNDIGREEMVKLIWEWKHTYGSTICNQIRRMGASLDWSKETFTLDPLRSAAVTEAFMRFHHAGILYRDARLVCLSPALATVISDIEVNTMEVDKPKRIVIPGFDASVEFGYLWIFKYYIQDFDEFIPVATSRIETMLGDVGIAVHPTDSRYSHFVGKKLVHPFIPDRHMIVIADESVDKEYGTGAVKLTPAHDKNDFEICKRHNLPLICIFDMKGHISSVSPEFDGLHRFKCREVIEQKLTDLGHLLDKVPNPKPMQIPICSRSGDVIEYTILPQWWINCKNLAKRAIEAVETGDLEIIPNNYVSVWVRWLENIQDWCISRQLWWGHRIPAHQIILDGRPTGKWIIAYDQNDAIDQLKSIGYSDKEKASLLQDEDVLDTWFSSGLSPLSSLGWPKETEDFQLFFPTTVLETGNDILFFWVARMVMMSLHLVGKLPFKKIYLHPLVRDAKGEKMSKSKGNVIDPLEISDGISLQGLLDKLKNSNLPKEEIKRATEEAKKNFPDGIPSCGSDSLRLGLLELSRQSKAICLNISKIVACRHFCNKLWNAVKVLNNYKHAFPTHQEMGFRLQFEDNWILHRLYIFSKVANESLEQFNFSDMVQSIYQFWLYDFCDIYLELIKVRLVNSCRVAAWIALFCMDNGLRLIHPVIPYLSEQLYQQLPLSYREKPSISISTYPQPAMGWTSNTLTSMEMVKEITHALRSFATLLGFDQSTQKICYIAFLANDIADGDAGNNIICPSYLYPSLNCIKILSKFDSVSLLDTDDVCECIANNVNSRINVYVKISHLGLDRVKKIRDKLTNKLNKVENMLGGYMKKLQASDYDKVPGSIKQLNDEKIRELSTSLNELKSAIKQLDLVKTI, encoded by the exons atgttaATAAGTAGAAGATTACCAGTGGGAATGAATAAAACATTAAATGCTGTTAAAA AATCGTCTAGCACTCTACCAGATAATTACGATCCGAAATATGTCGAAGAAGGATGGTACGAGTGGTGGGAGTCCAATGGTTTTTTTTTGGTAAATAATGAAAAGGCCAAAGTACTGTCAAACAGTAAACGTTTCACAATGGTTCTTCCTCCCCCTAATGTGACTGGGTCACTGCATATTGGCCACGCGTTAACTATTGCAATACAGGATTGTTTGGCTAGGTG GAAACGAATGTGTGGCCATCAGGTACTATGGATCCCTGGTACGGATCATGCCGGGATAGCAACCCAATCAGTAGTAGAGAGAAGGCTATTCAGTGACAAAGGATTGactaaaaatgacattggTCGTGAAGAAATGGTGAAGCTGATTTGGGAGTGGAAGCACACTTACGGTAGCACAATCTGCAACCAGATCAGACGAATGGGCGCCTCTTTAGACTGGTCCAAGGAAACTTTTACTTTAGATCCATTGCGTTCTGCCGCAGTTACCGAAGCTTTCATGCGGTTTCATCATGCGGGAATTCTGTACCGAGATGCCAGGCTAGTCTGCCTAAGTCCAGCACTTGCAACCGTTATCTCCGACATAGAAGTGAATACAATGGAGGTGGATAAGCCAAAAAGGATTGTTATACCTG GGTTTGATGCATCCGTTGAATTTGGCTATCTGTGGATTTTCAAGTACTACATCCAAGATTTCGATGAATTCATACCAGTGGCCACGTCACGCATAGAGACCATGCTTGGTGATGTAGGTATTGCAGTGCATCCTACAGACTCGAG GTATAGTCACTTTGTGGGTAAAAAACTGGTCCATCCCTTCATACCAGATAGGCATATGATTGTAATTGCCGATGAGAGTGTGGACAAGGAATACGGTACAGGTGCCGTTAAGCTGACCCCTGCGCATGATAAGAACGATTTTGAGATATGTAAGAGACACAACTTGCCCCTAATATGCATTTTTGATATGAAAGGTCACATAAGTTCTGTGTCACCTGAATTTGATGGACTCCACCGTTTTAAGTGTCGCGAAGTAATTGAGCAAAAGCTAACGGATTTGGGTCATTTATTGGACAAGGTACCTAACCCTAAGCCTATGCAAATACCTATTTGTTCCAGGTCTGGTGATGTGATAGagtatacaattttaccCCAGTGGTGGATCAACTGTAAGAATCTAGCAAAAAGAGCAATTGAGGCTGTGGAAACAGGAGATCTTGAAATAATACCAAACAATTATGTATCTGTGTGGGTGCGATGGCTCGAAAATATCCAAGATTGGTGTATATCAAGGCAGCTGTGGTGGGGGCATCGCATACCGGCtcatcaaataattctCGACGGTAGGCCAACAGGTAAATGGATTATCGCCTACGACCAAAATGATGCCATTGACCAGCTTAAATCCATAGGTTATAGCGATAAGGAGAAG GCTTCACTTTTGCAGGATGAAGATGTGTTAGATACTTGGTTTTCATCAGGATTATCCCCACTATCATCCCTGGGATGGCCTAAAGAGACTGaagattttcaattattcTTCCCAACTACCGTTCTAGAAACCGGTAATGACATTCTGTTTTTCTGGGTCGCTAGAATGGTGATGATGAGCCTGCATCTTGTGGGGAAATTGCCGTTTAAGAAGATCTACTTGCATCCTTTGGTACGAGATGCAAAAGGGGAGAAGATGAGCAAGAGTAAGGGTAATGTCATTGACCCCCTTGAAATATCAGATGGCATATCTTTGCAGGGTTTGCTAGATAAGCtgaaaaattcaaatttgccCAAAGAAGAAATTAAGAGGGCAACTGAAGAGGCAAAAAAAAACTTCCCCGATGGGATTCCCTCCTGTGGCTCTGATTCCCTAAGATTGGGATTATTAGAGCTTAGCAGACAAAGTAAAGCTATTTGtttgaatatttcaaaGATCGTGGCTTGCAGGCACTTTTGCAACAAACTTTGGAATGCAGTAAAGGTCCTGaataattacaaacatGCATTTCCTACCCATCAAGAGATGGGGTTTAGGCTACAGTTTGAAGACAATTGGATCCTACACAGACTGTACATATTTAGCAAGGTTGCTAATGAAAGTCTTGAACAATTCAACTTTTCAGATATGGTGCAATCGATTTATCAATTCTGGTTGTACGATTTTTGTGACATTTATTTGGAACTTATCAAGGTTAGGTTGGTTAATTCTTGTCGTGTGGCTGCATGGATCGCGCTTTTTTGTATGGATAACGGGTTGAGATTGATCCATCCAGTTATCCCATACTTGTCTGAACAATTGTACCAGCAATTACCCTTGAGTTATCGTGAAAAGCCATCCATTAGCATATCAACATATCCTCAACCAGCTATGGGTTGGACTTCTAACACATTG ACATCTATGGAGATGGTGAAGGAGATTACCCATGCGTTGCGTTCATTTGCCACTCTGCTTGGTTTTGACCAGAGTACTCAAAAAATATGCTATATTGCTTTTTTGGCGAATGACATAGCTGATGGTGATGCTGGCAATAACATAATTTGTCCAAGTTATTTGTATCCCTCGTTGAATTGCATTAAAATACTTTCCAAGTTTGATAGCGTCTCTTTGCTTGATACAGACGACGTGTGTGAATGCATCGCtaataatgtaaatagCCGTATAAACGTTTACGTTAAAATATCGCATTTGGGTTTGGATAGGGTGAAGAAGATCAGGGATAAACTCACTAACAAACTCAACAAGGTCGAAAATATGCTTGGGGGGTATATGAAGAAACTACAGGCCAGTGACTACGATAAAGTTCCTGGAAGTATTAAACAGTTGAATGACGAAAAGATCAGGGAATTGTCTACCAGCTTAAATGAGCTTAAAAGTGCCATAAAGCAGCTGGACCTTGTAAAGACAATCTAG